In Mesorhizobium sp. J428, the genomic window TCCACGCCCGACGGCGCGATTTTCCGGACTTCGGTGACCACGTCGGTCTCATGGCGCATGATGAGGTGCGAGGCGCCTGCGCGTCTGGCGACGTGGGCTTTTTCAGGGTTGCTGACCGTGGCGAGTACGGTTGCGCCGGCTGCCGACGCGAACTGAATGGCCAGTTCGCCCACGCACCCCGCGCCGCCTTGCACCAGTATGGTTTGCCCTTCCACGCTGCCGTCGGCAAAGACCGCGTAGTGCGCCGTGCAAGCCGGCACGCCGAGACAGGCTCCTGTCTCGAAGCTAACGTTGTCGGGAAGCGGAACGACGAACGGCAACGGCAGGGCCGCGTATGCCGCAGCCGTGCCGCATTCCGGGCTGCCCACGGAGCCGTAGGTGCTGCCGCCCTGGGCGTTGAAGATCCAGACCCTGCGCCCGATCCATGAAGACGCGACGCCTTCGCCCACCGCCTCGATGGTTCCCGCGCCATGCTGTGCGGCGTGATCGGCGCGGTGATCGGGGTGGGGTTGCGCCAGCCGGCGCGCTTTTTGACATCCGACGGGTTCACGCCCGATGCGGCGATTCGTACGAGCACCTCCCCCGACTTTGCGACCGGCTTGGGCGTTTCAATGATGCGAAGCACGTCGCGTGCGGGCCCGTGCCCATTGTAGATGACCGCTTTCATGCTGTTCGGGCTGCTCCGCATGTTGGCTGTCAACGACCCAGGGCATAGCCTTGGGTGGAACGGGGATCGGCGCCGGCGCGCAGAATGGTGCCGGTGCGGCTTGCCGCACACAGCCGGCCTTCCGACCAGTCTGCACCGATCTCGACTTCGTGGCCGCGCTTTCGCAGTTCAGCGATCGTATGGGCGGGGAAGCGGCCTTCCACCACCAGCACCTTTGGTCTTGCCGCGCGCGGCCAGAACGAGGCAGGAAAATGCTCGCTGTGCCAGCCAGGCTGTTCGATCGCTTCCTGGAGGTTGAGGCCGAAGACTGCGTGACGCAGGAATATCTGCAGGCTCCACTGGTCCTGCTGGTCGCCGCCGGGTGTGCCCCAGACCATATATGGCTCTCCATCGCGAAACGCGATCGAGCTGGACAGGGTGGTGCGCGGACGCTTGCGCGGTGCGAGCGAGGAGGGAAGGCCGCGTTCCAGCCAGAACATCTGCGCGCGCGTGCCAAGAGGGAAACCGAGCGACGGAATAAGGGGCGAACTCTGCAACCATCCGCCGCTGGGCGTGGCCGCAACCATGTTGCCGTGCCGGTCGATCACGTCGATATGCACCGTGTCGCCACGCTCCGCGACCACGTCGGCCACCGTGGGCTCCCCCGTTCCTGCGACCGTGGGTTCGCCCGCGCCTGCCCCCGCCATTTCCTTTCGCCGGCCGAGGGCTTCGAGATGCCGTTGCCAATCCGTGTCGCCCATTCGACCCGACAGCAGTTCGGCAGATGCGGCGTCGCCCACCAGCTTCCTCCGCTCCTCGGCATAGCTGCGTGAAAGGAGCAGTTCCGCCGGCACGTCGACGAAATCCGGGTCGCCGTAAAATGCTTCGCGGTCGGCGAAGGCGAGCTTGGAGCATTCGACGACCGTGTGGACGAACTCGGCGCTGTTGGGTCCCAGCGTTTCGAGCTGAAACCCTTCGAGCAGCGCAAGTTGCTGCAACATCACCGGTCCCTGGCTCCAGAAGCCCGGCTTGAAAATCTCGAAGTTCCGGAAGGTGGTCGAGACGGGTTGTTCGATCGCCGCAGACCAGCGGGCCATGTCGTCACCGGTCAGCAGGCCACGGTGCGGGTTGCCCTCCGCGTCGAGCACGTCGCCCTTGCGGCAGAAGTTGTCGATCGCTTCGGCAACGAAGCCGCGATACCAGGCATTGCGGGCTGCCTCGATCTGCCGTTCGCGATTGCCGCCGGCGGCCTCTGCCTCACCCAGGATCCGTTCATAGGTATCGGCGGCCCGCGCATTGGTGTGCAGCCCGCCGCGGCGCGGGGCGTTTCCGCCGGGGATATAGACTGCCGCCGAGCCGGGCCAGTATTTCTCGAACACCGGCCTCATGCTGGCGACGGAGGATTCGATGCGCGGAATGACCGGCACGCCTTTGCGGGCATAGTGGATTGCAGGCTCGAGGATATCCCGCAGGGACATTGTGCCGTAGTCGCGCAGCAGCAGCATCCAGGCATCGAACGAGCCAGGGACACAGGCCGCCATCAGTCCGGTCCCGGGAACCAGATCGAGTCCCATGCTCTCGAAGCGTTCTATGGTCGCCGCGTCGGGTGCCACGCCCTGGCCGCAGATCACTTCCGGGCGGTTCTTGCGCCTGTCATACACCATGATCGGCACTTCGCCCGCCGGTCCGTTGAGATGCGGCTCAACCATCTGCAACGTGAAGCCCGCCGCAGCCGCGGCGTCGAACGCGTTTCCGTCCCTTTCAAGGATTCCCATTGCGACGGCGCTCGGAATCCAGTGGGTCGAAGCGACCACGCCGAACGTCCCTTCGATTTGCGGCCGCGTCAGGAAGCCGGAATGGGGAATTGCATTCATGTCGCTAGTCCTTGCCTGCCCGGCCTGGGCTGGTCTTGCCGCCATCCGCAGGTGATGTCGGGAGCGATTGCGCAGCCGGCGCTTCGTCCGACTCATCATCGATGTATTCAAACCAGTCGCCCCAGGTCCAAGAGCTCTTCATTACCTCGGCGAGCTGGAACGTATCGGTGCTGGTCACGTAGGGAGCTGCCTGCGGGATCACTTCGCTGACGAAATGATGCAGGTCGCCGATGTCCTTGTGCAGGGATTGGATGCAGACATCGGCCGGTCCGAAGGAAAGACCGACGAAGCGCACGTTCGGAAACTTGACGAGCGCGTCCGCAGTTTCGCGGACATGACCGGGCTTCACCCGCATCATGATCATGACGTTCATGCCGACGCCAAGCGCAAGCGGGCTGCCGACCACGGTGATGCGAACGAGATCCTCGTCCTGCAGGCGAGCGATGCGCATACGCACCGTGCCCTCGGAGATATCGAGCGAACGCGCCAGCTCCCGGTAGGAAATGCGCCCGTCCCGAGCGAGTGCAGAAATGATCTGCCGGTCCAGTTTATCGATCGCCGCCTTTTTCACGCCCACCTCCATCATGGCATCGGTTCTAATGAGGGATGCGCCTTCTCGCAATCTCAAAACTTGACTATGCGTAGGAAATTTGCGCTATTGATGTGATATGCGTAAGTTTCGGCTGCAATTTTTCGCATATCAACAAAGCGCGGCATACGCGCCGAATGGGGAAGCGCTCTGCGGGCTTTGGGAATTTCAAGGCACGTCACTTCGAACGCGAATGGAGAAATCATGAGACGCTTGGCGGCTATCGCTCTCACCCTGATGGGGTCAGCAGCGACAATCGGCGCATTGCATGCGCAAGAACCCGTGGAAATCACGTTCTTCATCTGGGCCGGATCAAATCAGGGTGTAGTCCCGATGGAGGTTATCGAAGCCTATAAGGCTGCTCATCCGGAAGTCACCATCAATATCCTGGAGTCCAACAACGCGATCACCTATCCGAAAATGGTGGCGGCAAAGCGCACCACTCCGGATGATCCGCTTGTTCATTGCGGGTTCTTCAATGTGGACTCCATGACCAAGGGCGATGCCGACGGTATGTGGTCCACGATGGACCCGGCGCTCGTGCCGAACATGGAAAAGGTGCTGCCCGGCTTCCGCCGTGCCGGTGACAAAGGCATCGGCTATCAGATGTCGGCCATCGGCATCCTCTACAACAAGGACAAGGTCTCCGAGCCGCCGAAGTCGTGGTCGGTCATGTGGTCTCCCGAAAGCAAGGGCAAGGTCACGATGTTCGACTACGACACGCGCATGATCGCGATGGCGGCGCGCCTCAATGGTGGCGACGAAGTCAACATCGATCCCGGCTTCAAGGTGTGGAGCGAGCATGCGGAGAACTTCCGCGCGCTGGTCGATTCGAACGACGGCGTGAAGAACCTTCTGGTCAGCGGCGACGCCTGGTATGCGCCGTGGTTCTCTTCGCTTGCCACCGTATGGATCAACGAAGGCGCGCCGCTTGCGTTCGCCGTGCCGGAAGAGGGAGCGATCGCGTTTCCGATCTATCTGACGATCGTGAACGGTGTCACGGAAGCGGAAAAGAAGGTCTGTTCCGACCTGCTGAACACGATGCTCGACCCTGTGCACGCCGGCAAATACGGCCAGCTCACCAACTCCATCCCCGTGGTCGAGGGCGCTGAAATGACGGACGAACAGCGAAAAAATCCGGCGCTCAACATCGAGATGGCCGAAAAATCGGTCGTCCTGGATTTTGGTCACATCGGCAGGATGACACCGGAGTGGCGCCAGCGTTGGGATCGCGAAGTCAAGTTCAACATGCGCTGATCGGCGCGCCGGGACTTGAGGAAGTCCCGGCTTTTTGCCCCGTGATCGCGGATTTCGTGAGGAGTCCGCCTTGAAAGAATATTTGCGCGCACATGCCCTCCGACGTCGAATTCATCAATGTAAGCAAGGTCTTCGCGAGCTATCTCGCGGTTGACGACATCTCCTTCACGATCCCGCAGGGAAGTTTCTTCTCTCTGCTGGGTCCCTCAGGTTGCGGCAAGACGACCACCTTGCGCATGACGAGCGGCCTCGAATGGCCGGATGCGGGCAAAATCCGCATCGCTGGCCACGACATGAGGAGTGTCGCGGCCTACAGTCGGCCCACCAACATGGTCTTCCAGCGCTGGGCGCTATTTCCGCACATGACCGTGGCGCAGAACGTCGCGTTCGGTCTGGAGGTCGACCGTCGTCCGCGCGCAGAAATCCGGAAGCGTGTCTCCGAAGCGCTCGCCCTCGTCGATCTGCTCCCATTCGCCGAACGCAAGCCGCGGCAGCTCTCGGGCGGCCAGATGCAGCGTGTGGCGCTGGCCCGTGCGCTGGTGAAGCAGCCCAAGGTGCTGCTCCTCGACGAACCGCTCGGTGCCCTCGACCTGAAGCTGCGCATGCAGATGCAACTGGAACTGAAGCGGATCCAGCGCGAGGTGGGCACGACCTTCATGTACGTCACGCACGATCAGGGCGAGGCGCTCACCATGTCCGATCAGATCGCCGTGATGAACAAGGGCAAGATAGAGCAGCTCGATTCGCCACAGGCTATCTATGATCGCCCGGCCACGCGGTTCGTGGCGTCTTTTATCGGCAATACCAATCTGGTCCCGGTCGAAGTTCTGGAAGCAAGCGGCGGAACCGCGCGGGTCGCGATCGGCCCGCTGCAATTCAGCGCGCGCACCGGCGCCTTCTCCGGCGGCAGCGTGGGGACGGTTTCCATCCGCTACGAGCGGATACGCATCGGCGCAGAGGCGGCCAATCGCGACACCCGGACGCGCGGTATGATCAAGGACACGATCTTCTCTGGCTCGGCAGTCCTCTATGTCGTCGAACTGGAGGGCTCGGGCGTTCAAATCACCATAGAGGTGCCGCATGACGGCACCTCTAGCCCGCTTCATGCCGGCTCCGCCGTCGATATCGGTTGGGACGGCGGCGCGACCACGGTCTTCGACAATGGCTGACACGGTGACCGTCCCCGCGCCGACACGTTCGGTGATCCTGCCAGCTCGGGAGCCCCTCGGTCGCCGCGTCGTGCCGTGGCTGCTGCTGCTTCCCGTTCTTGCAATCATGGTGTTCGCGTTCGTGGCGCCGCTGCTGGTGTTATTCCAGTACAGCTTCTGGCGCTTCGAATACGGCCAGCTCATCGAAGACTTCACCTTTGCGGCCTACGCCGATTTTCTCACCGATTCCTATTTCCACACGATCGTTCTCGATACGCTTCGCATGGCGTTGATAACGACGGTCAGCTCCGTGCTGGTAGGATACCCGCTGGCCTACGCATTGTGGCGGCTCACGCGACCGAGCCTTCAGAGATGGCTCGCCCTGATTATCTTTTCTCCAATCCTGGTCAGTGTCGTGGTGCGTTCCTATGGCTGGACGGTGCTTCTGGCCGATCAGGGTCCGGTGAACTGGTTTCTGCAAACGGTGATGGGCTTTCCCGAGCCTGTCCGGCTGGTGTTCAATCTGACGGGCGTGGTGATCAGCCTGACGCACGTCTTCCTGCCCTTTGTCGTGTTTCCGATCTACTCGACGATGACGCGGCTCGATCCGACGTTGCGGGAGGCGGCGATGGATCTCGGCGCGGGCTGGTGGACGACGTTCCGGCGGGTGACGTTTCCGCTGACTTTGCCTGGTCTGGTTGCCGGAGCGCAGATCGCATTCACGCTGGCGCTGGGGGCGTTCGTGACGCCCCAATTGCTCGGAGGCGGGCGTGTGCTCGTCCTGCCGCTGCAGGTCTACACGGCCACGACCGACATCAACTGGCCGCTCGCCGCCGTCGGCGGGATAGCACTGCTGATCCTGGCGATGATCACCGTGACGATCTCCAACCGCCTGCTGCGCTACAGCGAGGTGTGACCATGCCGTCGAATCTGCCGCACTATCGCTACATCCTGCTCGGTGCCTTCGCGATCCTGGGGGTGATCTATGTGATCTCCCCGCTGGCAATCGTGGTCCTGAATTCCTTCTCGAGCGTCGCTTACAATGTGTTTCCGCCGGAAGGCTACTCCGTGCGCTGGCATGAGAATCTGGCACAGCAAAAGGCATTCTACATTGCCGCGGTGCGCAGTGTGATGCTGGCGCTGACAGCGATGTCGGTCGCCATGGTGGTGGGAACCATGGCCGCCTATTCGATCGTGCGTTACCGACCGCGCTGGGCTGACCTCATCAAGAGCTTCCTGCTTTCCCCGATCGTGCTGCCCAACATCGTGCTGGGCGTCGCGGTGTTCATGTACTTCATCCGGACCGGGCTCTACGGCACCTATTTCAGCCTCGCGATAACACATGTCGTCGTCGTGCTGCCTTTCGTCATCGCCGTGCTGACCGCCGCGTTGACGACGTATGACTGGACACTGCAGGAGGCGGCCGTGGACCTGGGAGCGGGGCCGATCCGCACCTTCCTGAAGGTGACCATGCCGCAGATCTCGATCAGCATGATCATTTCCGCTGTGTTTGCGTTCGTGACGTCTTTCGATCAGGTCGAGACGACCTTGTTCCTTGTGAGAGCAGGCGACAACACGCTGCCGATCGAGATGTTCCTCTACCTCCAGAAGTGGCAGGACCCGACGATCGCAGCCATGTCCACCGTGCTTATCGTCTTCGCGCTGATGATTGTGGCCGTGCTCAGCCTTCTGATGCGCAACAGGAGTCTGCCGCTCTCCGTGCTGCGGCAGGACAAGGAGAATTCAGAATGAAATCGACCCCGTCTCCAAAGCTGATCGGCGCCGTCAGCGGACCCTTGATGATGGAGCACATGGAGGAGTTCGCCAAATGGCGGAAGGAATCCGGCGTTCCCGAGGAACTCAAGAGTCTGGAATATGTAGAGGCACGGATGAAGGAGTATGGGTTCGCGACGCAACTCATCCTTCATGACGCTTACATCAGCCTGCCAGGCAAGGCTGCCGTGAAGACGCCTTTCGGCGACATTCGCTGCATCACCCATTCCTTTTCACGCTCTGCGCCTGCCGGCGGATTGTCGGCGCCGGTGATCGACCTTGGTTCCGGTTCGCCGGCCGATTTCGCGAAGCATGACGTACGCGGCAAGATCGTGCTGGTCGACGGAATCGCAAATCCCGTGATGTCGCGGCGTGCTTCGCTCGCGGGTGCTGCCGGCCAGCTTCATGTCAGCCCGCACGAGCATGTCCACGAGATGTGCATCTCGCCGGTCTGGGGCAGCCCCACGCATGACACCGTCGCCAACCTGCCGACGACGGTCGTGGTGACAGTCCCCAAGGACGGCGGCGACCGCATCCGCGCGCAGCTCGCGCGCGATGCCTCGCTGACCGTCACACTCGAGGCGGAAGTCGACACGCGTTGGCGCAAGACCCCGATTCTCGTCTGTGACATGCCAAGCGGGAGTGGCGGAGATGCCGAGCCGTTCGTGTTCTTCACCGGCCACCATGACACCTGGTACTACGGTGTGATGGACAATGGCGGTGCGAACGCCACCATGATCGAGGTGGGACGCATCTGCGCCGAACATCGAAGCGAGTGGAAGCGCGGCCTGCGGATCGTCTTCTGGTCGGGCCACTCTCAGGGCCGATATTCCGGGTCGTCCTGGTATGCCGAACAGAATTGGGAGGAGTTGGAGGCGCGGGCGCTCGTCCACGTCAACGTCGATTCCACAGGCGGCAAGGGAAACACGGTCGTTTCCGACACCACGGCCGCGGCCGAACTGCGCAATCTCGCACGAGAGGCGATCGGCGAGCAGGGTGGCCAGACATTCACCAACCGCCGCATGAGCCGGGCAGGCGATCAGTCGTTCTGGGGCATCGGGGTCTCCTCGATCTTCGGCAATATGAGCGAGCAACCCGCGACGGGCGAAGCCAATGCCTCGGCGGCGGTGTTTGGCGGCGGCAATCGTCTGGGCCACGGCACGGGCTGGTGGTGGCACACGCCGGATGATCTCCTCGACAAGATTGAAGAGCCGATCCTCGTTCGCGACACGAAGATCTATCTCCATACTGTGTGGCGGCTGCTGGCCGATCCTGTCCTGCCGCTCGACTGGGCCGAGCATGCCGACTATCTGATCGCGGAACTTGCCGACCTGCAAAATGCCGTGGGCGACAAGTTCGATCTCTCGCTGCTCAAGGCGCGTGCGGGCGAGTTGAAGGAGCGTGCCGCGCGTTTCAACGCCCTGGTGGGCGGTCTGGACCAGCAAGGCGCCTCTCGCGCCAACGCGGCGCTGCTTGCCGTATCGCGGGCGCTCGTCCCGCTCGACTACACCGAGTGTGACAGGTTCGAGCAGGATCCGGCCATCGCGGCTCCCCCATACCCGTCGTTGCGCCCTGTGCGGGAGATGGCAGGCGTCGATGCTGGCACCGACCGGTTCAAGTTCCTGCAGGTCGGTGCAACGCGGGCCCGCAACCGTATCGCGTGGGCGCTGCGTACGGCGATCGGCGAGGTGGACGCTGCTCTCGATGAACTCTTCTCTTCCCGCGGAGCCTGAGAACCGATGCTTCTCGAAAACAGAATCGCCCTCGTCACGGGTGCGGCAGGCCGTCTCGGCCGTGCCATCTCAGAGGTCTGCCTACGCGAGGGAGCATCCGTCATGCTCGCGGATCTCAATGAGAACCGGGTGAAGGCAATTGCCGCCGAGCTCGGTGAGGGGAACCCCGGCAAAGTGGGGTGGGTCGCGGGCGACCAGTCGCAGAAGGAGGACGTCGCGAGCTGGATCGCGGAAGCCGAAGCAACAGTTGGCCTGCCCGACATTCTCGCCAATGCACACGGCATCTTTCCGAACTGCCCGATGCTGGATGTTACCGTGGAGGAATGGGACAGCGTCTTCAACGTCAATACGCGCGGCACAATGCTGACGTCTCAGGCCATTGCGAAGCGCTGGATCGACAAGGGCGTGAAGGGCGCGATCGTCAACATTTCCTCCGGCGCTGCCCGCTCCGGTCGTCCAGGTGGCGCGCATTACAGCGGCTCAAAAGCCGCTGTGGAATCGCTGACGCACATCTTCGCCATCGAACTCGGCCAATACGGCATACGGGTCAACGCCGTGGCGCCGGGTCTCATCCTCGACAATGTCGTGACCGAGGAAAGCGAGGAATTGCATCCGTACGTCAATCTGACGCTCAAGGGAACGCCGATCGGCCGCACCGGCTCGCCCTATGACATTGCCGAGGCGGTCGCATTCCTGGCATCCGATCGCTCGGGCTGGACCACCGGGGCGATCCTGGAAGTCACCGGCGGCACGCATACCGGGCGCACGCATATGCCTTTCACGAGGCAGCTGCGCTGATGAAGGCCGATCCGATCCTGGTTGTTGGCGCCGGCGCCATCGGCGCCATCGTCGGCGTGCATCTGATCGAAGCGGGCCACACCGTGCATTTCGTGGATTCCAATGCCGAGCACGTGGCCGCGGTTCGAAGGAAGGGCATGCGCCTGTCCGGGACGTCCACCAGGATGGTACAGGCAAGGATCATGACGCCTGACGAGATCGAAGGCCGCTACCCAATCGTTCTGCTGGCTGTGAAGGCAAGGCATACACTCGACGCCCTGCCGGCGGTTGCGTCCGCGCTCGAAGACGACGGCTGCGTCGTATCGCTTCAGAACGGCCTCGAAGAGTACAAGATCGCCAAGGCGGTGGGGGCCTCGCGCACGATCGGCGCCTACCTGACGTTCGGGGGCTTCTATGTCCAGCCGGGTGAAGTCAGGTACGGTGGCGCCGGAAGCTTCAAGATCGGCGAGATCGACGGAGCCATCACGCCGCGCATCCGCAAGCTGGCGGAGATTCTTTCCTGTCTACAGTTCGTCGGCGTCACGGACAACATCTTCGGCTATCTCTGGACCAAGATGGCGCTGGGCGCCGTCTATTTCGGCACCGCCGTCGTCGATGAAGGCGTCATGCAGATCTATGATCGCGACGACGCGCGCGCGGTTCTGGAAGAACTCTGTGCGGAGGTCGTCGCGGTGGCCGAGGCGCGCGGTGTCCGCATCGAGGACAGTGACGGCTTCGACCCCAAGGCCTTCCAACACGGGAGTGACAACGCTGTGGAGAAGTCCGCGTCATGGGACGCCCAGCGCGCCTATTGGACTTCGCACGACAACACCCACACCGGCGTCTGGCGCGATCTGGCAATACACAAGCGGCCGACCGAAGTGGACTACCAGATCAAGCCCGTTATCGAACTGGCGAGGGAGAAAGGGATCCCCGTTCCTCATCTGGAGCGGTTGTATGCCGTGGTGAAGTCGATCGAAAAGGGCGAGCGCACTCAGTCGTTCGATGCACTGCTTTCTATTCGCATTCGCTCCGAAGGATCGTAATTCACGACCCTTGCCGCGGTTCACGTGGAGTAATAATTGCCCCGATTGCAGCAAAGTTATCTATCGAGAGTCGGCGATGCTGGAGGGATTCGAACGCTTAACGTTCAAGTGGCGCAACCACCTTCATTCGAGCCGAGAGCATGGGCGGTTTATGCAGACGGGGCGTTTCCGCAGGGGAATCTCAAATCTTCACGTTAGTAAGTGTCGATTTCGGTCTAAAGCTGCCCGAGCATGACGGCGAGGCGTAAACTTAGGCCTTGTCGACGGCTGAGCCCCTTGCTCCACACTCCCGCCTTTGCCACATAGGCCGGCATGGATACGCCTTCTCTCGTCCTCCTCAACGCCATCGAAGCCCGTGTTCTCGGCTCCCTCATCGAGAAGAAGGAGCTGACGCCGGACGTCTACCCGCTCAGCCTCAACGCCGCGCAGGCGGCCGCCAACCAGAAGACGGCGCGTGAGCCGGTGATGGCGCTGGAGCCGTCGGACATCCACCGCGCCTTTGCCTCGCTGCAGCAGAAAGGCCTCGTGCGCCAGGTCTCCGGTTCGCGCGTCGAGCGCTATGAGGAGCAGCTGTCGCGTCGCTTCTCGCTCACCCGCGGCCAAACCTCGCTCCTCGGGCTGATGCTGCTGCGCGGGCCGCAGACGGTGCACGAGTTGCTCGCCCGCAGCGAGCGCATGGCGAGCTACGGGTCGGTGGACGACCTCGTCGGCGATCTCGACCTGCTCATCGGCCGCCGCCCGCCGCTGGTTCAGCTGGTCGAGCGCGGCCCCGGCCAGCGCGAGGACCGCTTCGCGCACCTGCTGTGCGGCCCGGTGGAGGCGCCGGCGCGCGTGTACCGGCAGCCCAGTTCCAGCCCGCCTCGTCCGAACTCGAAGCCCGCGTCGCAGCACTTGAGGAGGAGGTTGCGGACCTGAAGCGCCGGGTCGAGCGGCTGTCCGGCAACGGCTGAACCAGTTCACGCCGCCGATCGCGGCGGCTTGATTTGAAACTTCGCCAGCCGCTGCTACGTTCCTCCGCAATCGGAGGATCCTTCCATGCGCCTTGCCGCTGCCGCTCTCGCCACAGCCGTCGCGTTCCAGCCGCTCGCCATCTCGCAAGCAGGCGCGGAGACCGCCATCTTCGCCGGTGGCTGTTTCTGGTGCGTCGAGTCCGACATGGACCATGTGCCGGGCGTGACGGAAACCGTCTCCGGCTATTCCGGCGGCACGAAGAAGAACCCGACATACTACGACCACGAGGGCCATCGCGAGGTGGTAAGGGTCGAGTTCGACCCGGCAAAGATCAGCTACGAACAGCTTGCCACAACCTTCCTGCGCACGATCGATCCGACCGACGCGGGAGGCCAGTTCTGCGACCGCGGCCATGCCTACACCACGGCGATCTACGCGGTGGGCGACGCCCAGCTCGCAGCGGCCCGGAAGGCGAAGGCGGCCGCGGAAGCTCAGCTCGGCGTCAAGCTGGCCACCGAAGTCGCCCCGGCCGGCGAGTTCACCGAGGCCGAAGACTACCACCAGAACTACTACCAGGTGAGTGCCGCCAAATACAAATACTACCGCTTCGCCTGCGGCCGCGACGAGCGCGTGAAAGAGGTCTGGGGCGCCGACGCCTATAAGGGCGTGCCGGCGCACTAGCGAAACCGAGGAACTGCGTCTCTCTCTCCCCGTTCACGGGGAGAGATGTCCGGCAGGACAGTGAGGGGCAGAGCGAACCCTCGAAAGCTCGCGCCGCCCCTCATCCGCCCTTCGGGCACCTTCCCGTGAACGGGGAGAAGGGAGAAGGAAGTCCTCAGAACCACTCCGCCTGCATATCCAGCGTCGTATCGTCCAGCTTCGCCAGCAGGTCCCGCTGCGCCTTCGCCTTCGGCAGTTCGTAGGCGAAGAAGTAGCGGCAGGCGGCGAGTTTGCCTTGGAGGAAATTCGTGTCGCCCTCGCCCGCTTCCAGTTTGCGCGCCGCCGCCAGCGCCTGCCTGAGCCACATCCAGGCGATGACGACGTGGCCAAACATGTCGAGATAGATCGTCGCATTGGCGAGCGCCTTGCGCGGGTCGCGGGCGAGTTCTGCAGCAAGAACACGCGTCAGCGCGATGGTCTCGGCAAGATGGGCCGACAGGTCCGAGGCATGCCCGGAGAGCGCGGAGACCAACGAGGCCTCCTGGACCGTCCCGCCGATCCGCTCCGCCAGCAACTCCAGCCCGCGCCCGTTCGCCTGCACCACCTTGCGGCCGAGGATGTCCATGCCCTGGATGCCGTGCGTGCCCTCGTGGATCGGGTTCAGCCGG contains:
- a CDS encoding zinc-binding dehydrogenase codes for the protein MGEGVASSWIGRRVWIFNAQGGSTYGSVGSPECGTAAAYAALPLPFVVPLPDNVSFETGACLGVPACTAHYAVFADGSVEGQTILVQGGAGCVGELAIQFASAAGATVLATVSNPEKAHVARRAGASHLIMRHETDVVTEVRKIAPSGVDRVIEVDFGANAAIDAAVLRRGGTIASYSSPTAPTPAIPYYPLQFTAGTLRFVPIFLIDESHRKRGLADINYALSRETLRPTIAATLDFEDIAQAHEMVESGKTIGNVVLRV
- a CDS encoding gamma-glutamyltransferase family protein, coding for MNAIPHSGFLTRPQIEGTFGVVASTHWIPSAVAMGILERDGNAFDAAAAAGFTLQMVEPHLNGPAGEVPIMVYDRRKNRPEVICGQGVAPDAATIERFESMGLDLVPGTGLMAACVPGSFDAWMLLLRDYGTMSLRDILEPAIHYARKGVPVIPRIESSVASMRPVFEKYWPGSAAVYIPGGNAPRRGGLHTNARAADTYERILGEAEAAGGNRERQIEAARNAWYRGFVAEAIDNFCRKGDVLDAEGNPHRGLLTGDDMARWSAAIEQPVSTTFRNFEIFKPGFWSQGPVMLQQLALLEGFQLETLGPNSAEFVHTVVECSKLAFADREAFYGDPDFVDVPAELLLSRSYAEERRKLVGDAASAELLSGRMGDTDWQRHLEALGRRKEMAGAGAGEPTVAGTGEPTVADVVAERGDTVHIDVIDRHGNMVAATPSGGWLQSSPLIPSLGFPLGTRAQMFWLERGLPSSLAPRKRPRTTLSSSIAFRDGEPYMVWGTPGGDQQDQWSLQIFLRHAVFGLNLQEAIEQPGWHSEHFPASFWPRAARPKVLVVEGRFPAHTIAELRKRGHEVEIGADWSEGRLCAASRTGTILRAGADPRSTQGYALGR
- a CDS encoding ABC transporter permease; translation: MPSNLPHYRYILLGAFAILGVIYVISPLAIVVLNSFSSVAYNVFPPEGYSVRWHENLAQQKAFYIAAVRSVMLALTAMSVAMVVGTMAAYSIVRYRPRWADLIKSFLLSPIVLPNIVLGVAVFMYFIRTGLYGTYFSLAITHVVVVLPFVIAVLTAALTTYDWTLQEAAVDLGAGPIRTFLKVTMPQISISMIISAVFAFVTSFDQVETTLFLVRAGDNTLPIEMFLYLQKWQDPTIAAMSTVLIVFALMIVAVLSLLMRNRSLPLSVLRQDKENSE
- a CDS encoding Lrp/AsnC family transcriptional regulator, encoding MMEVGVKKAAIDKLDRQIISALARDGRISYRELARSLDISEGTVRMRIARLQDEDLVRITVVGSPLALGVGMNVMIMMRVKPGHVRETADALVKFPNVRFVGLSFGPADVCIQSLHKDIGDLHHFVSEVIPQAAPYVTSTDTFQLAEVMKSSWTWGDWFEYIDDESDEAPAAQSLPTSPADGGKTSPGRAGKD
- a CDS encoding PotD/PotF family extracellular solute-binding protein codes for the protein MRRLAAIALTLMGSAATIGALHAQEPVEITFFIWAGSNQGVVPMEVIEAYKAAHPEVTINILESNNAITYPKMVAAKRTTPDDPLVHCGFFNVDSMTKGDADGMWSTMDPALVPNMEKVLPGFRRAGDKGIGYQMSAIGILYNKDKVSEPPKSWSVMWSPESKGKVTMFDYDTRMIAMAARLNGGDEVNIDPGFKVWSEHAENFRALVDSNDGVKNLLVSGDAWYAPWFSSLATVWINEGAPLAFAVPEEGAIAFPIYLTIVNGVTEAEKKVCSDLLNTMLDPVHAGKYGQLTNSIPVVEGAEMTDEQRKNPALNIEMAEKSVVLDFGHIGRMTPEWRQRWDREVKFNMR
- a CDS encoding ABC transporter ATP-binding protein, with amino-acid sequence MPSDVEFINVSKVFASYLAVDDISFTIPQGSFFSLLGPSGCGKTTTLRMTSGLEWPDAGKIRIAGHDMRSVAAYSRPTNMVFQRWALFPHMTVAQNVAFGLEVDRRPRAEIRKRVSEALALVDLLPFAERKPRQLSGGQMQRVALARALVKQPKVLLLDEPLGALDLKLRMQMQLELKRIQREVGTTFMYVTHDQGEALTMSDQIAVMNKGKIEQLDSPQAIYDRPATRFVASFIGNTNLVPVEVLEASGGTARVAIGPLQFSARTGAFSGGSVGTVSIRYERIRIGAEAANRDTRTRGMIKDTIFSGSAVLYVVELEGSGVQITIEVPHDGTSSPLHAGSAVDIGWDGGATTVFDNG
- a CDS encoding ABC transporter permease translates to MADTVTVPAPTRSVILPAREPLGRRVVPWLLLLPVLAIMVFAFVAPLLVLFQYSFWRFEYGQLIEDFTFAAYADFLTDSYFHTIVLDTLRMALITTVSSVLVGYPLAYALWRLTRPSLQRWLALIIFSPILVSVVVRSYGWTVLLADQGPVNWFLQTVMGFPEPVRLVFNLTGVVISLTHVFLPFVVFPIYSTMTRLDPTLREAAMDLGAGWWTTFRRVTFPLTLPGLVAGAQIAFTLALGAFVTPQLLGGGRVLVLPLQVYTATTDINWPLAAVGGIALLILAMITVTISNRLLRYSEV